A single region of the Polyangiaceae bacterium genome encodes:
- the larE gene encoding ATP-dependent sacrificial sulfur transferase LarE: MTSPSMTDDATAQKLQRLRALLREMDSVLVCYSGGIDSAFVLAVATEELGERAVGMTAVSPSLSPSEKDDAQRIAEGLGAVHRLVSTNEIEREGYVANAPDRCFHCKTELYDVAAAKQQEWGLAVVVNGTNTDDLGDYRPGLEAAKNASVRSPLVEAGMSKADVRAAARSIGMDVWDKPAAACLSSRIPYGTSVTRERLTQIAGFEAELKALGFRQLRVRWHDKIARIEIDLAELERMFAPGVREALVAAGKKHGFAYVTVDLAGYRTGSHNEVLVGRSLRLV; encoded by the coding sequence ATGACCTCTCCCAGCATGACCGACGACGCGACCGCCCAGAAGCTCCAACGGCTGCGCGCCCTGCTGCGCGAGATGGACTCGGTGCTGGTCTGCTACTCCGGCGGCATCGACAGCGCCTTCGTGTTGGCGGTGGCCACGGAGGAGCTCGGGGAGCGCGCGGTGGGCATGACCGCCGTGAGCCCCAGCCTTTCTCCCAGCGAAAAGGACGACGCTCAGCGCATCGCCGAGGGCCTCGGCGCCGTCCACCGCCTGGTGAGCACCAACGAGATCGAGCGTGAGGGCTACGTGGCCAACGCTCCGGACCGCTGCTTCCACTGCAAGACGGAGCTCTACGACGTGGCGGCCGCGAAGCAGCAAGAGTGGGGCCTCGCGGTGGTCGTCAACGGCACCAACACCGACGACCTCGGCGACTATCGCCCGGGGCTAGAAGCCGCCAAGAACGCGAGCGTGCGAAGCCCGTTGGTGGAAGCCGGCATGAGCAAGGCGGACGTGCGCGCCGCGGCGCGCTCCATCGGCATGGACGTGTGGGACAAGCCCGCCGCCGCGTGTCTCTCGAGCCGCATCCCGTACGGCACCAGCGTCACGCGGGAACGGCTGACGCAGATCGCGGGCTTCGAAGCCGAGCTCAAGGCCCTGGGCTTCCGCCAGCTGCGGGTCCGCTGGCACGACAAGATCGCCCGCATCGAGATCGATCTCGCGGAGCTCGAACGCATGTTTGCCCCAGGCGTGCGCGAAGCGTTGGTGGCTGCCGGCAAGAAGCACGGCTTCGCCTACGTCACGGTGGATCTCGCGGGCTACCGCACCGGCTCCCACAACGAAGTGCTGGTGGGTCGCTCCCTGCGCCTCGTGTAG
- a CDS encoding cellulase family glycosylhydrolase — protein sequence MLRLAKVVASIVPLALLVGCGESSDGASPKSDAGTGGGAGSGGAQDGGGSGGASGGSGGTAGSGGTAGSGGTAGSGGGAAQRPSYNTGTGFFVLDGKLYDANGVEFRPRGVNKVHYDLPSPGIVKSHANVERWVVYDFSKTAENQAVMQGIIDNHIVPMPGAWEGTCKTDSATLSSMVDTWVSQASIWNAYEKYMILNIANEWGPSASDGAGWRDAYVSAIGKLRAAGYKCTISITSGGCGQDNGDLVQYAQQVFDADPEKNVIFDQHIYGGWANGGGQSWQTDLKTGLDALENLNLVVMIGELGPGKNIGPSPTDIEPLTIVAEAEKRNIGWLAWAWDDNNLPGAKADDNWFSLTYDPAVGYASESPDDLTLFGKDIVLDSSLGLVALAKPATIF from the coding sequence ATGCTCCGCCTCGCAAAGGTCGTCGCTTCCATCGTGCCCTTGGCCCTGCTCGTCGGCTGCGGCGAGTCCTCGGACGGCGCGTCGCCCAAGAGCGACGCGGGAACCGGCGGCGGCGCCGGAAGCGGCGGGGCGCAGGATGGCGGCGGGAGCGGGGGTGCGTCGGGCGGCAGCGGCGGGACGGCGGGCAGTGGCGGCACGGCGGGCAGCGGCGGTACCGCAGGTAGCGGCGGCGGGGCGGCACAGCGGCCGTCGTACAACACGGGCACGGGCTTCTTCGTCCTCGACGGCAAGCTGTACGACGCCAACGGCGTCGAGTTCCGACCCCGCGGCGTCAACAAGGTGCACTACGACCTGCCCTCGCCGGGCATCGTCAAGAGCCACGCAAACGTCGAGCGTTGGGTGGTGTACGACTTCTCCAAGACGGCGGAGAACCAGGCCGTGATGCAGGGGATCATCGACAATCACATCGTGCCCATGCCCGGCGCCTGGGAAGGCACCTGCAAGACGGACTCCGCTACTTTGAGCTCGATGGTGGACACCTGGGTCTCGCAGGCGTCGATCTGGAACGCGTACGAGAAGTACATGATCCTGAACATCGCCAACGAGTGGGGACCGTCCGCTTCCGATGGCGCCGGCTGGCGCGACGCCTACGTCTCGGCGATCGGCAAGCTGCGCGCCGCGGGCTACAAGTGCACGATCTCGATCACGTCCGGCGGCTGCGGCCAGGACAACGGCGACCTGGTGCAGTACGCGCAACAGGTGTTCGACGCGGATCCCGAGAAGAACGTGATCTTCGACCAGCACATCTACGGTGGCTGGGCGAATGGGGGCGGCCAGAGCTGGCAGACGGATCTGAAGACGGGCCTCGACGCCCTCGAGAACCTAAACCTCGTGGTGATGATCGGCGAGCTCGGCCCCGGGAAGAACATCGGGCCTTCGCCCACGGACATCGAGCCCCTTACGATCGTGGCGGAGGCCGAGAAGCGGAACATCGGTTGGTTGGCGTGGGCCTGGGACGACAACAACCTCCCCGGCGCCAAGGCCGACGACAACTGGTTTTCCCTGACCTACGACCCGGCCGTGGGCTACGCCTCGGAGAGCCCGGACGACCTCACCTTGTTCGGGAAGGACATCGTGCTCGACTCGAGCTTGGGGCTCGTTGCCCTGGCCAAGCCCGCCACCATCTTCTGA
- a CDS encoding DUF4070 domain-containing protein → MKALLVWPKFDSFSFWNFEKVCELSGVKYMTPPLGLLTVAALLPKHWDVRLVDENVRGVRDSDLLWADVVMVGSKIVHRGRALEVIRRARELDRPVVVGGPDPTLSPSFYQEAGANYMVLDEGEVTIPMWLSDFERGVESGVYRADRLPDLKKETPVPRFDLIDHRDYLYIGVQYSRGCPYHCEFCNVIDLFHHEYRTKTLDQVLAEFDLLYRLGYRGQLDFFDDNLAGHMKNVKPFLRGIADWLKKHDYPFQLSTSITLNIAKDPELLALLREARFKYFLVGIETPSEDALKSAKKQQNTGFSIAEAADQIYRKAGATIHSGFLLGMDGEPADIADRIIACIDEAVVPWVMAGVVYPLPGTGLSQRLDREKRLFPKARHSIAEGARDQISAGIQFKTERPAPDVLRDLIRVMHHAFDPENYFARCAEVACRIDTIPVLIPGWHIFYRNARTFARLCALMAKSETTRKPFFKALAKVLAKNRVGVEALATLAVLYVHFESMLPYVYGKLDEQLATIEEQGEAAWLAENLREPEGPTPPVVKRRTLHMAPSP, encoded by the coding sequence ATGAAAGCTCTTCTGGTCTGGCCCAAGTTCGACAGTTTTTCGTTCTGGAATTTCGAGAAGGTCTGCGAGCTGTCCGGGGTGAAGTACATGACGCCTCCCCTCGGCCTGCTGACGGTAGCGGCGCTGCTCCCGAAGCACTGGGACGTTCGTCTGGTCGACGAGAACGTACGCGGCGTTCGGGATTCCGACTTGCTATGGGCGGACGTGGTGATGGTGGGCAGCAAGATCGTCCATCGCGGCCGCGCCCTGGAGGTGATCCGCCGGGCTCGAGAGCTCGACCGCCCCGTGGTGGTCGGTGGTCCCGACCCCACCCTCTCCCCCAGCTTCTACCAGGAGGCAGGCGCCAACTACATGGTGCTGGACGAAGGCGAGGTCACCATTCCGATGTGGCTTTCGGACTTCGAGCGCGGCGTGGAGAGCGGCGTGTACCGCGCCGATCGCCTGCCCGATCTCAAGAAAGAGACGCCGGTTCCGCGCTTCGATCTCATCGACCACCGAGACTACCTGTACATCGGCGTGCAGTACTCCCGCGGCTGCCCCTACCACTGCGAGTTCTGCAACGTCATCGATCTCTTCCACCACGAATACCGCACCAAGACGCTGGACCAGGTCCTCGCGGAGTTCGACCTGCTCTACCGCCTCGGCTACCGCGGGCAGCTCGACTTCTTCGACGACAACCTCGCGGGCCACATGAAGAACGTCAAACCGTTCTTGCGCGGCATCGCGGATTGGCTGAAAAAGCACGACTATCCGTTCCAGCTGTCCACCTCGATCACCCTGAACATCGCCAAGGATCCGGAGCTCCTCGCCCTCCTACGCGAAGCGCGCTTCAAGTACTTCTTGGTGGGCATCGAGACTCCCAGTGAGGACGCCCTCAAGAGCGCCAAGAAGCAGCAGAACACCGGCTTCTCCATCGCCGAGGCGGCGGACCAGATCTACCGCAAGGCGGGCGCCACGATTCACTCGGGCTTCCTGCTGGGCATGGACGGCGAGCCCGCGGACATCGCCGATCGCATCATCGCCTGCATCGACGAGGCCGTCGTGCCCTGGGTCATGGCCGGCGTCGTGTATCCGCTGCCGGGCACCGGACTCTCCCAGCGCCTGGACCGGGAAAAGCGGCTGTTCCCCAAGGCGCGTCACAGTATTGCCGAAGGCGCCCGCGACCAGATCTCCGCCGGCATCCAGTTCAAGACCGAACGCCCGGCGCCGGACGTGCTTCGCGATCTGATCCGCGTGATGCACCACGCCTTCGATCCCGAAAACTACTTCGCACGCTGCGCCGAGGTCGCCTGCCGCATCGATACCATCCCCGTGCTGATCCCCGGCTGGCACATCTTCTATCGCAACGCGCGGACCTTCGCGCGACTGTGCGCGTTGATGGCGAAGAGCGAGACCACGCGCAAGCCCTTCTTCAAGGCGCTGGCCAAGGTGCTGGCCAAGAACCGCGTCGGCGTCGAAGCCCTGGCCACCCTGGCGGTGCTCTACGTGCACTTCGAGTCCATGCTCCCCTACGTGTACGGCAAGCTCGACGAGCAGCTGGCCACCATCGAAGAGCAAGGCGAAGCAGCGTGGCTAGCCGAGAACCTCCGCGAGCCCGAAGGGCCCACGCCGCCCGTCGTGAAGCGCCGTACGCTCCACATGGCACCGAGCCCGTAG